A single Mucilaginibacter inviolabilis DNA region contains:
- a CDS encoding RagB/SusD family nutrient uptake outer membrane protein, with product MKAKRYISAALLSALALGACKKSYLDKPITGALLPQYLQTEAGANQLLVGAYAALDGQQGGDAAIGGGGSWEASPDNWIYGGVLGADAHKGSIAGDQQQIEPMAKYNADASNGFFNSKWKADYEGISRVNNTIKATNAIPSITDAAKANILAQARFLRAHYYFDLKKMFNMVPYIDETTVDINQPNNTDIWPKIEADFKYAYDNLPNTQPEVGRANKWAAGAYLAKTYLYEHKYTDAKPVFDAVITQGVTAGGQKYALNAHFNDNFRTATNNSAESVFAVQAAANTDPNGPSNANNGDMLNFPYGNSSPFSCCGFYQPSIDLANHFRTNPATGLPYLDDYNSHPIKTDIGIPSSADFTLDDGTIDPRLDWTVGRRGIPYLDWGNHPGADWIRDQKFGGPYSPIKNVYGQAEQNVNGDNTSWAPGSGINYNLIRYADVLLMAAEVEAQLGNLDKAESYVNIVRNRATDPTGFVHTYKDDSKPTSGFTTDPAANYKVSPYPAGAFTSQAFALKAIYFERKIELAMEGHRFFDLVRWGIADTELNAYIAYESTLTNDLTGGKFIKGKNEYYPIPLSQIDLSSKGGTPQLKQNPGYH from the coding sequence ATGAAAGCTAAAAGATATATATCAGCAGCCTTGTTAAGCGCTTTAGCGCTTGGCGCCTGTAAAAAATCATACCTTGATAAACCAATTACCGGTGCATTACTACCACAATATTTACAAACCGAAGCAGGCGCTAACCAGTTGCTTGTTGGCGCTTATGCAGCCTTAGACGGGCAGCAAGGCGGCGATGCAGCCATAGGAGGCGGCGGCTCATGGGAAGCTTCGCCTGATAACTGGATATATGGAGGGGTTCTGGGTGCCGACGCGCACAAAGGCAGTATAGCCGGCGATCAGCAACAGATAGAGCCTATGGCAAAATATAATGCCGATGCCAGTAACGGTTTTTTCAATAGTAAATGGAAGGCCGATTATGAAGGCATATCGCGTGTTAACAATACCATCAAGGCTACTAATGCCATACCTTCCATTACAGATGCTGCTAAAGCCAATATATTGGCCCAGGCCCGGTTTTTAAGGGCTCATTACTATTTCGATCTTAAAAAGATGTTCAATATGGTGCCCTATATTGATGAAACAACCGTGGATATCAACCAGCCTAACAATACCGACATCTGGCCAAAAATTGAGGCTGATTTTAAATATGCCTATGACAATCTGCCAAATACACAACCCGAAGTTGGCCGGGCCAATAAATGGGCGGCAGGTGCATATTTAGCTAAAACTTATTTGTACGAGCATAAATATACCGATGCTAAACCTGTTTTTGATGCGGTTATAACTCAGGGGGTAACTGCTGGTGGTCAAAAATATGCGCTAAACGCCCATTTTAATGATAATTTCAGAACAGCTACTAACAACAGCGCCGAATCGGTATTTGCAGTGCAGGCTGCAGCTAATACAGACCCAAACGGCCCTTCAAATGCTAACAATGGCGATATGCTAAACTTTCCTTATGGCAATAGTAGTCCGTTCAGTTGCTGCGGCTTCTATCAACCATCCATTGATCTGGCAAACCATTTCCGCACTAACCCGGCTACAGGCTTACCTTATCTTGACGATTATAACAGCCATCCCATCAAAACCGATATTGGCATACCATCAAGCGCCGATTTTACTTTGGACGATGGAACGATTGATCCCCGTCTTGATTGGACTGTTGGCCGCCGGGGTATACCTTATCTTGACTGGGGAAACCATCCTGGTGCCGATTGGATAAGGGATCAGAAATTTGGCGGCCCGTATTCACCCATCAAAAATGTGTATGGCCAGGCCGAGCAGAATGTAAATGGCGATAATACTTCATGGGCCCCAGGTTCAGGCATAAACTATAATCTTATCCGTTATGCCGATGTGTTATTGATGGCTGCAGAAGTTGAAGCACAACTCGGCAACCTGGATAAAGCTGAAAGTTATGTTAACATCGTACGTAACAGAGCTACAGACCCCACCGGATTTGTGCATACCTATAAGGATGACAGCAAACCAACCAGTGGTTTTACTACTGACCCGGCAGCCAATTATAAGGTTAGTCCTTATCCGGCTGGTGCCTTTACAAGCCAGGCATTTGCCCTTAAAGCCATTTATTTTGAGCGCAAAATTGAGCTGGCCATGGAAGGTCACCGCTTTTTTGACCTGGTTAGATGGGGTATAGCAGATACCGAGCTTAATGCCTACATAGCTTATGAAAGTACGCTTACCAACGATTTAACCGGAGGTAAATTCATTAAAGGCAAGAATGAATATTACCCTATACCACTAAGCCAGATTGACCTGAGTTCAAAAGGTGGTACACCACAGCTTAAACAAAACCCTGGCTATCATTAA
- a CDS encoding acyltransferase family protein — MNKSSTRFLSLDVFRGMTICFMIIVNTPGSGAAPFSPLEHAAWHGFTPTDLVFPSFLFAVGNAMSFSMKRYQEMGNTAVLSKIFKRTLLIFLIGYLMYWFPFFNFKGGHISLSPIADTRIMGVLQRIALCYCFASLMIHFLSKQSVVILSVLLLIGYWVLLLVFGDPNDPLSMTGNAGIFLDKFILGDSHMYHGEKIAFDPEGILSTLPAIVNVVVGYYAGKFIQQKGKGYDTIAKMLLTGALFIFLALCWNMVFPINKKLWTSSFVLVTTGLDLVILSFLVYALEINNWNKGNWTRFFTILGKNPLPIYVLSEILVIFFYMFTVKGTSFYDWINTSLYQVIAPGAIGSLLFAISYMLICWCVGWILDKKKIYIRV, encoded by the coding sequence ATGAATAAATCATCAACGCGGTTTTTATCGCTGGATGTGTTTCGGGGCATGACCATTTGCTTTATGATCATTGTAAATACGCCTGGCAGCGGTGCGGCTCCTTTTTCGCCGCTTGAGCATGCCGCCTGGCATGGCTTTACTCCTACCGATTTGGTATTTCCTTCTTTTTTGTTCGCAGTAGGCAATGCCATGAGTTTTTCGATGAAACGCTATCAGGAAATGGGTAATACGGCGGTTTTGAGCAAAATCTTTAAACGTACCCTCCTTATTTTCTTAATCGGTTATCTCATGTATTGGTTCCCGTTTTTTAATTTCAAGGGTGGCCATATTTCCTTATCACCTATTGCAGATACCCGCATCATGGGTGTATTACAGCGCATAGCTTTATGCTATTGCTTTGCATCACTCATGATCCACTTTCTGTCAAAGCAGTCGGTCGTTATTTTATCTGTGCTGTTACTAATTGGCTACTGGGTGCTGTTGTTGGTTTTTGGCGATCCTAATGATCCGTTGAGCATGACCGGTAACGCAGGTATATTCCTGGATAAGTTTATCCTGGGCGATAGCCACATGTATCATGGCGAAAAAATAGCATTTGATCCCGAAGGCATCCTGAGCACCTTGCCCGCTATCGTGAACGTAGTTGTTGGCTACTATGCCGGCAAATTCATACAACAAAAAGGTAAGGGTTATGATACCATTGCCAAAATGCTGCTTACCGGGGCACTGTTCATCTTTCTGGCCCTTTGCTGGAATATGGTATTCCCTATCAATAAAAAATTGTGGACAAGCTCCTTTGTACTGGTTACTACCGGGCTCGATTTGGTGATCCTTTCCTTCCTTGTTTACGCTTTGGAGATCAACAACTGGAACAAAGGCAACTGGACGCGCTTTTTTACTATCCTGGGCAAAAATCCGCTGCCTATTTATGTACTGTCAGAAATACTGGTGATATTCTTTTATATGTTCACCGTTAAAGGCACCAGTTTTTACGATTGGATCAATACCTCCCTCTATCAGGTAATAGCTCCTGGCGCTATTGGTTCACTGTTGTTTGCCATTAGCTACATGCTTATTTGCTGGTGTGTGGGCTGGATACTGGA